The Stutzerimonas stutzeri DNA window TGGATATCGACCCACTGCTCTCGACGCTGCTGCTGTTCAGCCTGTTCGGCTTCTTCGCCAAGTTCTGGACCCACAACGGTCAGACGCTGGGCATGCAGGTCTGGGGCATCCGCATCCAGAACAGCGACGGCCGCGCCATCGATCTGTGGCAGGCGCTGCTGCGCTTTCTGATCGCGATCGTTTCGCTGCTGTGCCTGGGAATGGGCTATTGGTGGATGCTGATCGACAAGCAGAAGCGCACCTGGCACGACATCTATTCCGAGAGCCAGGCGGTGCAACTGCCGAAAAACATCCACAAGAAGTAATCGCAGCGCCCGAGCCATCAGACCTGGCCGGGCACGCGCCTCTCTACCGGTCGCCGTCGCCATGCGCGACGGCGAGGCGATGCCTCAGCCGGCGCGCCTCAGCAACCAGGCGCCGATCAGCGCACAGACACAGGCCGGCAACACCACCGCCAGCAGCGGCGAGAAACCGAACACCTGACTCGCCGGCCCCAGCAGATCCTGAATGATCCGGAACACGAAGCCGACGACCACGCCGGTGAAGATCCGCTGCCCCAGCGTCACCGAACGCAGCGGCCCGAAGATGAAGGAAATCGCCAGGAGCACCAGCGCCACGGTGACCGCCGGCTGCAGGACCTTGGTCCAGAACGCCAGCCAGTAGCGGCTGTTGTTCAGCCCCTGTTCGCCCAGATAGTGAATGTATCGCCACAAGCCGGTGATCGACAGTGCCTCCGGCTCCATCACCACGGTGCCGAGCAGCTGCGGTGTCAGCTGGACGTCCCAACGCTCCTCGGGCGCGCGCGCGACTTCGGTGTGATCACCACGAAAATGGGTGGTGGCAATGTTCTCGAGCCGCCAGTGATCGCCCTGATAGCTGGCGCGACGCGCGAAGCTGGAGGACAGCAGGCGACGTTCCTCGTCGAAGCGGTAACGCGTGACCCCCACCAGCACACCGCCGGGCTGCACCGCGTTGACGTGCACGAACTCGTTTTCCTGACGATGCCACAAGCCGCGCTTGCTGCTCTGCGCCTCACCCGCCCCCTGCGCCAGGGAGCGCCTGGCCTGGGCGATGTCTTCGGTCAGCGGCGCAACATACTCGCCAATCAGAATTCCTGCGACGAGCAGAACGAGCATCGGCTTCATCACTGACAATACGATGCGCCCCAGGGAAACCCCGGCCGCGCGCATGATGGTCAGCTCGCTGCTGCTGGCCAGCGTGCCGAGACCGATCAGACAGCCGATCAGCGCCGCCATCGGCAGCATGTCGTACAACCGGCGCGGCGAGGTCAGCAGGACGTATTGCAGGGCGTCGCCCAGACCGTAGTTGCCCTGGACGTCGCCCAGCTCGTCGATGAACGCGAACAGCAGCGCCAGACCGACGATGATGCCGAGCACCGTGAGGATGGCGAGAAAGACGTGGATACCGATGTAGCGATCGAGCTTAACCACGAGCCACCTCCAGCTGCGCGCGACGCTTCTTCATTCGCAGCCTGATGGGCTCCCAGAACAGCATCAGCAGGCCGATCGCCAGAAACAGCCCGTGCACCCACCACAGACCCAGCGCCATGGGCAGGCGACCCTTGTCCAGCGCACCACGCACGGCGATCAGCAGCGCGAGATAGGTCATGTACAGAAGGATGGCCGGCAGCAGCTTGAGGAAGCGCCCCTGCCGCGGATTGACCTTGGCCAGCGGCACGGCGAGCACGGTGACGACGAATACCAGCAGCGGCAGCGACAGCCGCCAGTGCAGCTCGGTGCGGTGCCGAAGGTTATCGCTACCCAGCAGCTCGCGGGTCGGCATCGCCTCGCGCTCGCTCAGCTCCATGCTCACTTCCGGCTTGGGCAGCAGCACACCGTAGGTGTCGTACTGAATCGCACGGTAATCCGCCTGCCCCGGGTTGCCGTCGTAGCGATAACCATTTTCCAGAATCAGGTATCGGCTGCCGTCCGGCTGAATCTCCTGCCGACCGCTCTCGGCGACGAGTACGGACAGCCCGCTCTCCTTGCCGGTCTGACGCGAAACGTTGGTCTCGGAAATGAACACGCCGCCCAGCTCGCTGCGGTCGGCCGAGAGCTCACGGGTATAGGTGACGCGCGAACCGCCGCGCAGGGTCTGGAAACGCCCTGGCACCAGGGTGTCGAACTCGGTCAGCGAATCCTGCTGATTGAGTATCCGATCCACCTCGGCGATGCCTTGCGGCGCCAGGCCCAGGCTCAGCCAGCCGACCAGCGCAGCGACCAGCGCTGCCGGTGCCAGGCTGTAGGCCAGCAGGCGTCGCTGACTCATGCCCGTGGCCGAGAGCACGGTCATTTCGCTTTCCAGATAGAGGCGCCCGTAGGCCAGCAGGATGCCGAGGAACAACCCCAGCGGCAGGATCAGTTGCAGGAAGCCCGGCAGGCGGAAGCCCATGATCAGCAGCAGCACGCCCGGATCGAGCACCCCCTGCGCAG harbors:
- a CDS encoding RDD family protein encodes the protein MRRHLLSPQGQFPAAGLMRRLAAMFYDSLLCIALMMVVTLFYQQVLLRLLYGSDQLKVLADAGRLDIDPLLSTLLLFSLFGFFAKFWTHNGQTLGMQVWGIRIQNSDGRAIDLWQALLRFLIAIVSLLCLGMGYWWMLIDKQKRTWHDIYSESQAVQLPKNIHKK
- the lptG gene encoding LPS export ABC transporter permease LptG, whose translation is MVKLDRYIGIHVFLAILTVLGIIVGLALLFAFIDELGDVQGNYGLGDALQYVLLTSPRRLYDMLPMAALIGCLIGLGTLASSSELTIMRAAGVSLGRIVLSVMKPMLVLLVAGILIGEYVAPLTEDIAQARRSLAQGAGEAQSSKRGLWHRQENEFVHVNAVQPGGVLVGVTRYRFDEERRLLSSSFARRASYQGDHWRLENIATTHFRGDHTEVARAPEERWDVQLTPQLLGTVVMEPEALSITGLWRYIHYLGEQGLNNSRYWLAFWTKVLQPAVTVALVLLAISFIFGPLRSVTLGQRIFTGVVVGFVFRIIQDLLGPASQVFGFSPLLAVVLPACVCALIGAWLLRRAG
- the lptF gene encoding LPS export ABC transporter permease LptF; translated protein: MIVFRYLSRELLITMSAVSAVLLVIIMSGRFIKYLAQAAQGVLDPGVLLLIMGFRLPGFLQLILPLGLFLGILLAYGRLYLESEMTVLSATGMSQRRLLAYSLAPAALVAALVGWLSLGLAPQGIAEVDRILNQQDSLTEFDTLVPGRFQTLRGGSRVTYTRELSADRSELGGVFISETNVSRQTGKESGLSVLVAESGRQEIQPDGSRYLILENGYRYDGNPGQADYRAIQYDTYGVLLPKPEVSMELSEREAMPTRELLGSDNLRHRTELHWRLSLPLLVFVVTVLAVPLAKVNPRQGRFLKLLPAILLYMTYLALLIAVRGALDKGRLPMALGLWWVHGLFLAIGLLMLFWEPIRLRMKKRRAQLEVARG